The proteins below come from a single Thermoproteota archaeon genomic window:
- a CDS encoding TerC/Alx family metal homeostasis membrane protein, producing MEVTSPVFWMAFHVMIVVFLYLDLRHYKKTEVTLKDSLKWVAIWVSIGMAFSIFILDIYGLEEFIKYITAYVTEYTLSMDNVFVFLAIFTYFSVPYHSRPFVLLLGILFAALFRGLFIIVGVALLERYHWMVYVFGAILIYSGYKMARGGAESVDPGKNKIVLLAKRFLPLTHEYEGDKFIVRRSSRKVFTPLILVLLAIETTDIMFAFDSVPAVLAITREFFTAYTSNILAVLGLRSLYFVLEHGVKRLENLGKGLAVYLVYLGVAFLLTAFDIHMPTGLSLAIILAILAWAFFTSKRGNEEAG from the coding sequence ATGGAGGTGACCTCTCCCGTCTTCTGGATGGCATTTCACGTGATGATCGTGGTTTTCCTCTACCTAGACCTAAGGCACTACAAGAAGACGGAAGTTACGTTAAAAGATAGTCTGAAATGGGTAGCTATCTGGGTATCTATAGGAATGGCATTCTCCATTTTTATTCTAGATATTTACGGATTGGAAGAGTTTATCAAGTACATCACTGCTTACGTCACCGAGTATACTTTATCGATGGACAACGTGTTCGTCTTCCTCGCCATCTTCACCTACTTCTCGGTTCCCTATCATTCGAGACCCTTTGTCCTCCTCTTAGGCATACTGTTCGCCGCCCTGTTCAGGGGGCTCTTCATAATCGTTGGAGTAGCGTTGCTGGAGAGGTACCACTGGATGGTCTACGTGTTCGGTGCCATACTGATCTATTCGGGATACAAGATGGCTAGGGGTGGAGCGGAGAGCGTTGATCCGGGTAAGAACAAAATAGTCCTGCTGGCCAAGAGGTTCCTTCCTCTCACTCATGAGTACGAGGGCGATAAGTTCATAGTGAGGAGAAGCAGTAGGAAGGTATTCACACCGTTGATACTCGTTCTCCTAGCGATAGAGACCACAGACATAATGTTCGCCTTCGATTCAGTTCCCGCGGTCCTCGCGATAACTAGGGAATTCTTCACCGCTTACACATCCAACATACTCGCAGTTCTGGGCCTGAGATCTCTGTACTTCGTTCTGGAACATGGAGTGAAGCGTCTGGAGAACTTGGGCAAGGGACTAGCTGTATACTTGGTTTACTTGGGAGTGGCCTTCTTGCTCACTGCATTCGACATACACATGCCCACTGGACTTTCGCTAGCGATCATACTGGCGATACTCGCTTGGGCGTTCTTCACATCCAAGAGGGGAAATGAGGAAGCCGGCTAG
- a CDS encoding class I SAM-dependent methyltransferase: protein MEPELDSIYSLLPWHGDPYTPEGRKRYERALKEFSELKNHPFLSELSEEPRVLDILSGEGIGGVALSKTLGGRVRLYLMDLREKALEVAKRFSREELGEEGEILVHDAMRVHEVLRDLDLVLMYGLSTPHFDPWRAILLLASISASLKDNGVLLVEEADRRYWVFYMTGYKDIIAEFKGDEPILSMHKGYDFKRGTFRRAHFSLLRGRMTELEVYLWGVADFLSLMWLFFEEVDLRPLDYRRFMLLAKRPRRKLRPEDLKLPSMLL from the coding sequence TTGGAGCCGGAACTCGACAGCATATACTCCCTCCTACCGTGGCATGGGGACCCGTACACACCTGAGGGAAGGAAGAGATACGAGAGGGCTTTGAAAGAGTTTTCCGAACTTAAGAATCATCCTTTCTTGAGCGAGCTATCTGAAGAGCCCCGCGTATTGGACATACTTAGCGGAGAGGGGATAGGAGGGGTGGCTCTCTCCAAGACTCTGGGTGGGAGGGTGAGGCTGTACCTTATGGACCTGAGGGAGAAGGCGCTGGAGGTAGCTAAGCGATTCTCAAGGGAGGAGCTGGGCGAGGAAGGTGAGATCCTAGTCCATGACGCCATGAGAGTCCACGAGGTGCTGAGGGACCTCGATCTGGTCCTGATGTACGGGCTCTCAACCCCGCATTTTGATCCTTGGAGGGCGATCCTCCTCCTAGCTTCCATAAGTGCGTCGCTGAAGGACAATGGAGTCCTATTAGTCGAGGAGGCGGACAGAAGGTACTGGGTGTTCTACATGACCGGGTACAAGGATATAATAGCTGAATTCAAAGGAGATGAGCCGATCCTTAGCATGCACAAGGGATACGACTTCAAGAGGGGGACATTCAGGCGGGCCCACTTCTCCTTACTCAGAGGAAGGATGACCGAGCTCGAGGTCTACCTCTGGGGAGTCGCAGACTTCCTGTCCCTGATGTGGCTGTTCTTCGAGGAGGTGGATCTGCGCCCCCTAGACTACAGGAGGTTCATGTTACTGGC
- a CDS encoding DJ-1/PfpI family protein — MTKKVLIVAGDAVEAQELFYPYWRLKEEGFEVHVAAPTKKTLMTVVHDFEPGWETYTEKPGYRFGWVDREFKEVNPEEYDGLVIPGGRAPEYIRLDPDLERIVKHFMEAKKPIAAICHGPLLLTGYKLISPGMKMTSYVAVSPDVKAHGAEYLDQEVVVHENLVTARAWPDLPAWMREFIKMLKG, encoded by the coding sequence ATGACCAAGAAGGTCCTTATTGTGGCCGGGGATGCCGTAGAGGCTCAAGAGCTATTTTACCCGTACTGGCGCCTCAAGGAGGAGGGATTCGAGGTTCATGTGGCCGCTCCAACGAAGAAGACTCTCATGACCGTGGTTCACGACTTCGAGCCAGGCTGGGAGACCTACACCGAGAAGCCCGGGTACAGGTTTGGATGGGTTGACAGGGAGTTCAAGGAGGTGAATCCCGAGGAGTACGATGGATTGGTGATACCCGGGGGCAGGGCGCCGGAGTACATCAGGCTGGATCCTGACTTGGAGAGGATCGTCAAGCACTTCATGGAGGCCAAGAAGCCAATCGCTGCAATATGCCACGGACCCCTGCTCCTCACCGGATACAAGCTGATAAGTCCGGGCATGAAGATGACCTCCTACGTGGCCGTGAGCCCCGATGTTAAGGCCCACGGAGCCGAGTACTTGGATCAGGAGGTGGTCGTTCACGAGAACCTCGTGACTGCTAGGGCCTGGCCGGACCTGCCAGCTTGGATGCGCGAGTTCATCAAGATGTTAAAGGGTTGA